Within Syntrophus gentianae, the genomic segment CCCGGATTTTATGCCATTGAAATCACGCCCGGCGTGCACTACACCATGGGTGGCCTGAAGGTTGACACGAATGCCCGGGTGATGGCCAAGGACGGCAAGCCCATTGTCGGGCTCTTTGCCGCCGGTGAGGGAACGGGGGGGGTTCATGGCGCAAACCGCCTGGGCGGGAATTCCATCACGCAGACCATCGTCTTCGGAAAAATTGTAGGGGAGAAGGCCGCAAAATTTGTGAAGTAAGGGCAAAGAGCGGATCTACTCAATTTATTGTGGGGACATAACATTTAAGTCCAGCCTTTGTGCTTAAGTGTTATGTCCCCTGTATGTATCAAAAAATTTGCCATTTCAACCAACATCCAAGATTTTCAAGAATATTTCATCCCGTCATTCATCCTTTCCTGCCAAACCACGAAGTAGAGCATGCTTTATGGAATCATAAATATATTTTAGCTGCATTGTAACTGGCATAATCCATGCTTTGAATATCGGCGATTCCGCTTGTAAATAGAATTACGCAAAAGATTTTCTTTGAGCCTTTCATTTCTTTTTAGTCTGACTCCGGCGTTTGAGCTCGAGAATTATGGACTTAAAACGCCAGTTCCATCTTGTTTTTCTGTTTCCTGTTATCGCAGTATGTTCGTCTTGTATTACTTGAACCTGGGTTTATTTCCTCAAAATCAGATTCTGGGAACCTTTTGGCACTCCGCAGAATTAAAAAAAACAAGGAGATTAGGCATGAGAAACATGAAGTTGAGCGTAAAGTTAATTGTCGGATTTTTGGCGGTTGCGTTGGTTGCGTTAATCATTGGTGTGCTCGGCATCACTCAGATCAAGAAAATAGCCAATGACAGCGAGAGGATGTACAGTGAAAACGTCGTTTCTCTGGACCAGATCGACGAGGCCAATTCTACTTTTCTAAACCTCAGAACCGCACTGATTTACAGCATCGTAAAAAAATTCACCCTTGGACAGGATGTCAGCAGCTTACCCGCGACTGTCAAGGAAGCAAATGATAAGATAGACGAGGCGGGAAAAGCATTTTCGAAAAACATCAATTCTGAGGAAAGCCGGAAAATATTTGAAGATATCAAGACAGCACGTGCCCAGTATACAATCTCTGCCGGTAAGCTTGTGGAAGCCGTTACGGCCGGCAACAAAGAAGCGACCATGGAGCTTTGCAAGGAACTGGCGGCTACCGGCAAGCAGGTCACTGAAAACTTTAAGAAGCTTGCTGACATGAATCAGGACCTGGCAAAGAACAAGGCAACGGGAAACTCCAAAATAGCTGATCGGGCCGTGTGGATCACGGTTATCATTACGGCACTTGGTATCGCGATGGCCGTAGGATTGGGCATTCTGTTGTCCATTTCCATTACCAGACCGATAAGTCAGGTTGTTTCCGGACTTTCCGACGGGGCGGAACAGGTATCCGCAGCAGCCTCTCAGGTTGCTTCTTCCAGCCAACTCCTCGCTGAAGGATCATCTGAACAGGCGGCTTCCCTGGAAGAAACCTCATCCTCCCTGGAAGAAATTTCCGCCATGACCAAGCAGAATGCCGATAACGCCAATCAAACCAAGTCCTTGATGGACGAAGTGGGTCAGTATCAGACTCACACCCGTCAACAGCTGGAAAACCTTGTAGGAGCCATTTCAGATGCGGTCAAGTCCAGTGAAGAAACGAACAAAATCATCAAGACGATCGACGAGATTGCTTTTCAGACAAATCTGCTGGCTTTGAATGCCGCAGTTGAGGCTGCCCGGGCCGGCGAGGCGGGTGCCGGATTTGCCGTGGTTGCCGAGGAGGTCAGAAATCTGGCGATGAGATCCGCAGAAGCTGCAAAGAATACAAGCACCCTGATTGAAAACACGATCAAGGCCATTGAAAAAGGAAACGAATCAACCCAACTGACTCAGAACGCCTTTTCGGAACAAATGGGGGCGGCCCGTAAAATCAAGGAACTGATCAATGAAATTGCCGCTGCATCCTCCGAACAGTTCCACGGCATTTCCCAGGTCAACATCGCTGTCGCCGAGATGGATAAGGTCACACAGCAGACGGCAGCCAATGCGGAAGAGTCGGCAAGCGCTTCTGAGGAATTGAATGCACAGGCGGAACAGATGAAGGGATATGTCTCTGATCTGGTTCACATTGTAGGGGGAGCTTCATCTGGGGCCACTGCGAATGGAGGCAGGCGCGGTGTTTCTTCTCTGCTGAAAGTCCCTGCCCTTGAAAGCAAAAACAATATAAAGAAAGCCTTGATACCAGACTTTATGAGCCGGTCGAAAGGCAAGGGTCAGTCGTTTGCGGGCAATACCAGGACGATATCTCCCGAACAAGTTCTTCCATTGAAGGACGACGATTTTACAGAGTTTTAATCGACTTTTACCTCACCTAATGCCCGCCGGGGAAAAAGCCCCTTTCCCGGTGGGCATCTTTTTGATTCCATTACCTCTCTTCGGACATAACGGGATAGATCGTTATAACGGATGATCCCTCAAGCAATGGCCGGAAATAACCAGTGGAAGAATCTGAACGGTTTACATAGACGACGACAAGCGATTTTTCTTTTACCCGTATGGGTAATTGCCCCTGAGAATGACGGCGTACTTTACCTGTTTTGACCTGCCGGTTTGACATCAGGATGCGGATCGTATCTTCAGGCTTCACCCTTTCCAGCCCCTTGACCGTATGTCTGACTTCAAGAACAAAATGCGGGATCGTGTTATCTGCATGGATACTCTTGACGACGCCGATTACAATCAAATCAGCCTCCAGGTTTCGACGGGCTATTGCCTCCGGCGGTGCGATGGCACTGGCAAAAACAGGGATCAGTAAACTCAGAACCACGAAAGATGAGAAAACATATTTAAACATTTTTATCTCTCCTTATAAAATATGAAAAGGACGATGGACGCAACCGGCGCTGATTGCATCCTTAATCTGAAAGCGGTAGATTGATGATTCGATACCGTATCAAAAATTCAAATAAAAAAATAGAGATGCAAACAAGTACTTCCTGAAATCGGTTAAACGTGATGATTGTAAAGATAGCTTGATTTCAATCCGCAATTGACAAATTTTCCACAAATTGCGAAGTTCGTTTTTTATCCTTATTACCATGATATCCAAAATCTTCTAGATGACTAGCGACCTGAAATTATGAAATATTTCACTTTTTTGGCAAATTATCATGTGGTATGTTGACAACAAAAAATCGGAAAAAGCGAACTTCGTATATTAATTGTTAGCTTGAAAGAAGGACGAAATATGATTTTATGAACGGCAACGATAATAATTCTTGCTGCATTACTATCGGCATGCGCCTCTGGGACACAGGTTTTACGTCAAGTCGATCCCGGAATGTCATCTGCCCAAGTAGAACAAATCATGGGCAAGCGTGATGGGTGTTCTTCTGTTGAACATGATGGCCGCACATATACGCTGTATCAGTATATAAACAGGTATTGCAACTGGAACCAATCCATGTGGGATAAATGCGACTTTTTCATAATATTTAAAGATGATCACGTTATTGAAACAGGTGTTAAAGACGTCAGGTCGACGAATCCTAATATGCAGTTTATGTACATATTCAGACAGCCATAGATAAACGGATCGACAGAAAACATGCCATGCAGATTATGCAATGAGAATAAGCCCCTCATGGAATCTCATATATTTCCAGAATGGCTTTACAGCCCGCTTTACGATGAAAATCATCGATTCTTTGTTCTTTCCACTGATGCAAACAAAAGAAGAGGCACCCGGCCAAAGGGAATCTATGAAAGGCTTTTATGCCATGAATGTGAACAGCGGCTTAGCAGGTGGGAAGGATACGCAAGGAATGTCTTTTTAGAATTGCCATTAAAAGTTATTGAGGATAATCGAGCGTTTGTATTTGCAGGTCTGAATTACGCTTCTTTTAAACTATTCCAAATGTCCTTGATTTGGCGAGCATCAATTTCAGACAGACCTGAGGTACACAGGATCGACTTGGGTCCTCATTCAGAGAAAATTCGAAAAATGCTGTACGAGGAACTACCTGGAGAAGTTTATGAATACGGCTCAATTCTGATGCTGCCAGCGTTGAGCCAACAACTAATGCAGCAATTTGTGTATCCCCCTGAAAGGCTTCCCAGAAAGATAGACGGTCACACGGCCTATCGGGCAATTTTGGGCGGTTTATTCTGGCTATTCATTGTTTCGAATCATTCGTCACGTGTTCCTCATGAAGTGTTTCTTTCAGAAAACGGGAATCTTCCTGTTTTCAAGGTTGGAGGGCCGGCCGTAATGTTCATGCAGCAATTAGCATCCGATTTCTTTGCGGCAGGCATGTTGAACAACCCGAAATAATGAATAAAGCAGCTAACAACAGCATGAACTCGGACTGGGAAAAACTGCGCAGCTTCGCTATGCAGCTTTTCCCATCCGGTTATGCTGAGCGTTATGGTCAGAGGAATGGAACAATGAAAATCGCAAAGAATTCGATAGTTCCCTTCGACTTCGAGGGACTGCAAATAATTGACTACACGTCGAAAACCAACCGCTCGTCATCCATAGCGGAGATCATGGTTCTCCCCGGCGCCAGTCATCCGAAAGCCTATTCAAACAGGTCCGTCAAGTACTGATATGTTGTTTCGGGACGCGTCGAATTCGGTGTTGAAGACAACCTGTCCGAACTCATTGCTGGCAATGTCTGCGTCATCCCCAAAGGGCAACGGTTCTCATATCGGAATACGTCGAAAGAAACCGCGAAGCTCGTCTTGGTGCATACTCCTTCTTTCGATCTTGAATCCGAAGTACTTGAAAAATGACGAAAAGCCTGTGAAGAAGAACGACGAAAAGAGCGCCATAACGAATAAGGTGATGAACGTCAACTATTTTTTCCGATGAACGACAATTATAATTCCCGTTTTTGACTGTTGAATACAGCAGCTGAAACGAGGGAACTTATCAGCTGCTAAATGCCAAATTATGTTTTTGCGGCTCTGATTGAACCGATGGAATAGCAGCGGTTTCCTTTGTTTTTTGGGATTGCTCCAATCGGTAGCTGGATAAGTTCAACTCCAGGATAACGCTGTGATGGACCAATCGGTCAATAGCTGCTGCCGTGGTCATGGGATCTTTAAAGATCTGCTCCCATTTTGAGAACGGCAAATTGCTGGTGATCATTATGCTGCTACGCTCATAGCGGTCGGCAAGAAGAGTGAAGAGCACTTCCATCTCCTCTCGGCTTTGCTGCACGTAGCCGATGTCGTCAACGACCAAGGCCTCATATTTCGCATACTGCTTGAGAACGCGCGCCAGTTTCAGATCACGTTTGGCAATGAGCAGTTCCTGCACCAGCAGGCTGCAGGGAATAAAACGAACCTGTCGGCCCTGGTGAATCAATTCCTGAGCAATCGCGCACAAGAGGTGAGTGCGCTGTTAATCTTTCCGTATATCTTTGCAGAAGGGGAAACAGACAGAACTGTAGAATTACTTGTTAGCGCCTCACGCCCCTTTGGGGCGGTTTATCAGAAAGTAGATTTGTCGAACTTACTCAGAAGCTGAATGACAGAGGGGTACAAAGATGACATTACCGATTGACCTCAACCGCGAAGAAAACCACCTTGTCAACGCTACTGTGATTGTGGGAGACAATGAAATTAGGGGCGTTCCTTGTAAGATATATCTACCCGAACGAATTCATGAAAAGCCATCCATAGTTCTCAAGCCAGTAAAGGATGATGCCAATAGAATAATGGCTTCCTGGAAAGGTGCACTCAAAGCGACCATCTATGGCTTCGACAGAGAAATCCAGACCACTATCGAGGCTCCGCAGGTCTATTTTTCGGGGGCATCTACAAAATACTGGGGTGACGGTGTTTCTGGTACCACTGTACCTGGTGAACCACAAGATCTCCACATAATCCATCACCTGAAAAACGACGATTCCCGAAACGGGACTCATATTGTGTTCTGGATCAGCCCGAACAAATTTCTGACGCCCTTTGTTGTGCTCTCTAGTTCGTATGCTGGGGAAATCAAGTGCGAGCACGCGACGGAACTATCGTTCACCATAAAGGGCGGGCGCAAACTCGTCTTTGAAAAACACTTTCGCCAAAAAACCGAAAAGAACCATGACATAGTGCGGTGGTCATTCCTGGTCGCGTGCACGGAAATAGAAAGCCCCGCCAATGACGCCACCACCATCAAGAACGGCATAATGCAGGACATAGATGACTTCTTGTTAGTAGCGTCATTCGCTGCAAACCAGCGTACAGCGTGCCTAGGATGGACCGCGGTTGACAGAAATGCACATACGACATTTTACCGAGGAAACTACACGTTTCCTCAGCCAGACGATAGCAATAGCCTTGAAGACGGGATCATAGATATCAAAGAATTTCAGGAATTCATGGAAACGTTTTACCCTTCATTCCTGTATTTCGAGAATAAGCTTGCACTCCGCAACTCTCTCAATGCTGCGGTGCCTTCCAAATCCCGCACGCTGGAGACTTCTTTCCTGAACATGTTCGCTGGACTGGAAACCCTCATCTTGGACTTCAAACGGAGAAAAGGCCTAGAATTCGTTCTGCCTGAACCTTCTTGGACTGACCTCAAAAAATATCTCAAAACCTGTATAAAGAAATCCACCGAGCCGAAGGTTGAGAAGGCGCAACGAGCATCGATCTACACTAAGCTTGGAGAATTGAACCGCGTATCGCTCAGAGAAGCTTTTGACGAGTTTTGCAAAGCGTATTCAATTGGTCTTACAGACTTGTGGCCTGTCTTTGCCGACAACCAAGAGACAGGCCTTTGCGACATAAGTAACAAGCTCATTCATGGAGACCCATTTCCGCACGATTTGATTGCGGCTCTGTCCATAGCTCGTGAACACATGGAGTATGTCCTGCAACGGGCAATACTTGGTGTTTTGGGCTGGAACGTTAAGAAGACAAAGATAAATCCGGCCTACCTTCGGGTGAACCTCTGCGCCATTAAGGAATTACCAGCAGCAAAAGAGACGCTTTCTGCGTACGTGAACAGCGAAGAACCATCAGAAGTAACAGCCCTTCGAGAGCCGGATGCTATGTCAATGCCGAAGCTTTGCGAGGACGACACGGGACAACCCGATATTGACGGAAGCTAATCGGGTAGCCGGGGGTTTTTCTCCCCCAGCCCCCACACCACCCGGCATGCGGGTCCGCACCGGGCGGTTCACAGAGATTACCGGTCCGTAGCCGGGTAGTGAATTTGAACCCACAGCTCTTTGACAGATAGAAGCCCTTGATCCTTGAGCCATTTGTTGGTCATTCCCGTTTGCGTTGCCAATGTCCGGGACAAATGCCATGGACCTTTGCGGCTGATCGCCACAGAGATAGCCACATGGAGAGTTGTTCCCAGTTTGCAAAGCTCCCGTACCTTGGTTCTTGCCCAGCGCCACTGTTTGAAGTAGCACATTCGCAAGCGCCTTCTCAGCCAGGAGTCTATTTCCGGAATCGGCCTATAATATTCCGAAATCCCGAAGTAGTTCATCCAGCCGCGGAGATATTCGGCAAGCTTCTGATACCGATAGCCCATGGAGACAAACCAGGACCGACCGGTCAGCTCTTTGACCCTTCGCTTGAATTCACGGAAGGCTTTCTCCGACCAGTGAATCTTGGTTCCACGGAAAGTGAAGCCAAGAAAGACAGCCTGATTTGTCGGGACGACTCGGCTTTTCTCCTCGTTGACCTTGAGTTTGAGGGTGCGTTCCAGGAAGCGTTTCAGGCTTCCCATGACCCGTTCGCCCGCCCGTCGGCTTTTCACCAGAACGATGAAGTCGTCGGCATAGCGAACAAAACGATGTCCACGCTTCTCAAGCTCTTTATCGAGATCATCCAGGAAAATGTTGGCAAGTAATGGTTACAAGGGACCACCCGGTGTGACTCCCAGGTGGGTTTCCTGCAAGCGGTCCTGGTTAATTACTCCGGCACGCAAGTATTTTCCGATCAGGCGCAGTAACCGTTTATCGCGTACTTTTCGCGCCACACGGTGCATCAGGACATCGTGGTTGACTGTGTCGAAAAACTTCGGCAGGTCCATATCGACGGCGATGCGATAGCCTTCACGGATGTACGCGCGAACCTTGTACACCGCATGATGGGCGGACCGTCCAGGACGGAAACCGAAGCTTGAATCCGAAAAGGTCGGTTCAAAGATCGGAGTCAAAACCTGAGCGATGGCCTGTTGGATCAGCCGGTCGAGAACGGTCGGGATGCCCAGAGGACGAGTTCCCCCTGTTGGTTTTGGAATCTCTACCCGTCGTACCGGTGAGGGTTGATACTTACCTGTTAAAAGAGATTCGCGAATTCCGGTCCAGAAAGGTCTGGTATGGTCTGGAAACTGCTCGATGGCGATGCCAT encodes:
- a CDS encoding methyl-accepting chemotaxis protein; translated protein: MRNMKLSVKLIVGFLAVALVALIIGVLGITQIKKIANDSERMYSENVVSLDQIDEANSTFLNLRTALIYSIVKKFTLGQDVSSLPATVKEANDKIDEAGKAFSKNINSEESRKIFEDIKTARAQYTISAGKLVEAVTAGNKEATMELCKELAATGKQVTENFKKLADMNQDLAKNKATGNSKIADRAVWITVIITALGIAMAVGLGILLSISITRPISQVVSGLSDGAEQVSAAASQVASSSQLLAEGSSEQAASLEETSSSLEEISAMTKQNADNANQTKSLMDEVGQYQTHTRQQLENLVGAISDAVKSSEETNKIIKTIDEIAFQTNLLALNAAVEAARAGEAGAGFAVVAEEVRNLAMRSAEAAKNTSTLIENTIKAIEKGNESTQLTQNAFSEQMGAARKIKELINEIAAASSEQFHGISQVNIAVAEMDKVTQQTAANAEESASASEELNAQAEQMKGYVSDLVHIVGGASSGATANGGRRGVSSLLKVPALESKNNIKKALIPDFMSRSKGKGQSFAGNTRTISPEQVLPLKDDDFTEF